The Raphanus sativus cultivar WK10039 chromosome 2, ASM80110v3, whole genome shotgun sequence DNA segment AACAGACTCCGAATGTTAGAAGAGCACTTCTTCAGGACATAGGGGAGCTCTGCTTTTTCTTTGGTCAGAGGCAGAGTAATGACTTTTTACTGCCCATCCTCCCTGCCTTTCTTAACGACAGAGATGAACAGCTAAGATCTGTATTCTTTGAGAAAATTGTCTATGTATGCTTCTTTGTCGGTCAGAGAAGCGTGGAGGAATATCTCTTGCCTTATATTGATCAAGCTTTAAGCGATCAGACAGAGGCTGTCATTGTCAATGCGTTGGATTGCTTATCCATACTATGCAAGAGTAGCTTCTTGCGGAAGAGAGCTCTCCTCCAAATGATAGAGTGTGTTTATCCTTTGCTGTGCTATCCATCTCAATGGGTAAGGAAAGCAGTCGTCACTTTCATCGCTGCCTGCAGTGAATTCTTGGGTGCTGTCGACTCTTTTGCTTTTATTGCCCCAGTAATACGCCCCTTTCTCAGTAGACTTCCTGCATCAATTGCTTCGGAGGAAGGTTTGTTTTCATGCCTAAAGCCCCCAGTCACAAGGGAAGTAGTTTACCATATCTTGGAAACTGCCAGGAAACCAGAAATCGCcgaaaaacagcggaagataTGGTATAGTACTTCACCTCAGTCCAAAGACTggaaaaataatgatttttttagcAAGGATACTGGGAACATGAACTTGTTAGAACAGAAGAAAAGTGTGGAAGGGAAAAAACCGATTATGAATGCATCGCAGCAACAAGAAGTTCAAGGAAAGTACGCAGAAAAAGATGCTAAACTGAGAATCCCTAGAAACCCAAGACTGAATGCTTCTAACACAGTTGAGCATCGTGATCACTTGAATCCGGAGAAGTTACAGTTCTCTGGGTTGATGGCACCATATATGTCTGGTTTGAATAACTTAACTGAACCAGAGGGAATACCTCTCTATTCGTTTAACATGGACAAACGAGTAGCTATGAATCCTCCTGTGGCTTCTGAGTCTTCACTGCAGATGAACTCTCTGGGCATGAGTTCGTTGTCAGTACCATGGATGGATTCCATGAGCAAGTCATTTAACTTGGCTAGTTCGGTTCCAGTGCCTAAACTAGTTTCTGGATCATTCCATGTTGGTACCAACCCTAAACAATTTTACAGAGTGGTACATGAGCCAGAAAGCAGAGAAAATGAGCAAATGTCCTCAGTCATCAGCAAATTTCAAGACCTGGGTGTATCCAGCTCCTCGAAAAGTGCTTCTGTAACATCAGAAGATGCATCTTCAATATCCGATCTCGTAGGAGAACCATCTCCGTCAAGGACATCGGTTCCGGATTCAGGTTGGAAGCCTCGTGGGGTATTAGTTGCTCATCTGCAGGAGCACCGCTCTGCGGTCAACGACATTGCCACTTCAAGCGATCATAGCTTCTTTGTCAGTGCATCAGATGATTCCACGGTGAAGGTGTGGGACTCAAGAAAGCTGGAAAAGGACATCTCGTTTAGGTCAAGGCTAACATATCATCTCGAGGGAAGCAGAGGGATGTGCACAACAATGCTTAGGAACTCAACTCAAGTTGTAGTTGGAGCCTCCGATGGTGTGTTACATATGTTCTCCATAGACCATATCTCAAGAGGCTTGGGGAACGTAGTGGAGAAGTATTCAGGCATTGTTGATATCAAAAAGAAGGATGTTAAAGAAGGCGCCTTAGTTTCTCTTTTGAATTATACCTCTGATAGCTTGTCTGGCCCTATGGTAATGTATAGTACACAAAACTGTGGGATTCACCTTTGGGACACAAGATCAGATATAGATGCATGGACACTGAAAGCAAACCCTGAAGAAGGATATGTGTCTTCTTTGGTTACAAGCCCATGTGGGAATTGGTTTGTGTCTGGGTCTTCAAGGGGAGTACTAACTCTTTGGGATCTGAGATTTCGTGTTCCCGTACATTCATGGCAATACCCTATAATATGCCCCATAGAGAAGATGTGCCTCTGCTTTCTTCCTCCAAGCGTCTCGCTGTCTACCACGATGAGACCTTTTATTTACGTTGCTGCTGGTTTCAATGAAGTTTCACTCTGGAATGCAGATGGTGGTAGCTGTCAACAggtaattttgtttttccatttttattgcTCCTTCAGCTTTGATGTTAGTCTATGAAAGTAACTCAGTTGTGATAATATTAGACCATATCATCATTGAGTTGTATACTTATAAATGAGCTGATTCTGTAGGTATGGAGAGTAGCCAACTATGAAAATGAGACGAATGTTTCCGAGTTTCAATGGAAGCTACCAGGCAGTAAAGCAAATCCCAAGACGAATACTCGCCAGAACAATAGCTCCAAGTATAGAATTGAAGAGTTGAACGAGCCTCCTCCTCGTCTTCCTGGTATCCGCTCCTTGCTTCCTTTGCCCGGAGGCGACTTGTTAACAGGTGGTACCGACTTGAAGATTCGGCGTTGGGATTACTCCAGGTTCTTAAATCTAAAACTTCAAGCAAACGTTTTGTCACACTTGTTGtggataaataaacaaaaacctGACGCAGTTTCTTGTTTTCTGTGTTGTTTGAACCAAACATAGCCCTGAGAGAAGTTACTGTATCTGTGGTCCGAGTTTGAAGGGAGTTGCAAATGATGATTTCTACGAACTCAAAACCAACTCTGGAGTGCAGTTTGTTCAGGTCTGTtgattaactatataatatttgataaagACGCAACACACTACTAATCGTAACAGTTTAAGGTCGCCACTAAAACTATCGTTAAGCTTTTGACTTAACTTTTATTATGCAATTTGTGCTTGTGTCTTTGGCAGGAGACAATGAGGCGACCTTTGGCGACCAAACTGACGGCAAAGGCAGTACTTGCAGCGGCTGCAACAGACACAGCAGGATGTCACCGTGACTCAGTTCAGTCTCTGGCATCAGTGAAGCTGAACCAGAGACTGTTAATATCAAGCAGCCGAGATGGAGCCATTAAGGTCTGGAAGTAAGAAAAAACCATGATGGTTTCTTTGTTTGTACAGTGTTGTTATAGTGTTTCTTATACTCTTTACCGTTTTCTTTTCCTCATTGTAACATCAGATgctaaaaaaaaactttttagcTTTGTATCTTTAGCTTACGTTTTTTCTATTTGTaaagatttttcttttgattgatTTAAACAGAAGATAAATTCAACAGTTACTTTACCATACATGTTACAATCATTTTTCTATGTATT contains these protein-coding regions:
- the LOC108821075 gene encoding serine/threonine-protein kinase VPS15, whose amino-acid sequence is MDIFAVGCVIAELFLEGQPLFELAQLLAYRRGQHDPSQHLEKIPDPGIRKMILHMIQLEPEARLSAENYLQNYVGVIFPNYFSPFLHTLYCCWNPLPSDMRVATCQGIFQEILKKMMENKPGDEIGVDSPLPSHPVNTSKVQETFANQKLNTSKDLIRDTVNSKDETLYSISDALKKNRHPFLKKITMDDLGTLMSLYDSRSDTYGTPFLPVEVNMRCEGMVLIASMLCSCIRNIKLPHLRREAILLLRSCSLYIDDEDRLQRVLPYVVSLLSDTTAIVRCAAMETLCDILPLVRDFPPSDAKIFPEYIFPMLSMLPDDPEESVRICYASNIAKLALTAYGFLIHSFQLSNVGVLNESTSPQISSTPASELQKANGDAQLAQLRKTIAEVVQELVMGPKQTPNVRRALLQDIGELCFFFGQRQSNDFLLPILPAFLNDRDEQLRSVFFEKIVYVCFFVGQRSVEEYLLPYIDQALSDQTEAVIVNALDCLSILCKSSFLRKRALLQMIECVYPLLCYPSQWVRKAVVTFIAACSEFLGAVDSFAFIAPVIRPFLSRLPASIASEEGLFSCLKPPVTREVVYHILETARKPEIAEKQRKIWYSTSPQSKDWKNNDFFSKDTGNMNLLEQKKSVEGKKPIMNASQQQEVQGKYAEKDAKLRIPRNPRLNASNTVEHRDHLNPEKLQFSGLMAPYMSGLNNLTEPEGIPLYSFNMDKRVAMNPPVASESSLQMNSLGMSSLSVPWMDSMSKSFNLASSVPVPKLVSGSFHVGTNPKQFYRVVHEPESRENEQMSSVISKFQDLGVSSSSKSASVTSEDASSISDLVGEPSPSRTSVPDSGWKPRGVLVAHLQEHRSAVNDIATSSDHSFFVSASDDSTVKVWDSRKLEKDISFRSRLTYHLEGSRGMCTTMLRNSTQVVVGASDGVLHMFSIDHISRGLGNVVEKYSGIVDIKKKDVKEGALVSLLNYTSDSLSGPMVMYSTQNCGIHLWDTRSDIDAWTLKANPEEGYVSSLVTSPCGNWFVSGSSRGVLTLWDLRFRVPVHSWQYPIICPIEKMCLCFLPPSVSLSTTMRPFIYVAAGFNEVSLWNADGGSCQQVWRVANYENETNVSEFQWKLPGSKANPKTNTRQNNSSKYRIEELNEPPPRLPGIRSLLPLPGGDLLTGGTDLKIRRWDYSSPERSYCICGPSLKGVANDDFYELKTNSGVQFVQETMRRPLATKLTAKAVLAAAATDTAGCHRDSVQSLASVKLNQRLLISSSRDGAIKVWK